A DNA window from Massilia putida contains the following coding sequences:
- a CDS encoding response regulator translates to MAKTILAVDDSSSLRQMVAFSLKAAGYQVVEAVDGQDGLEKAKLQTVDLVLTDQNMPKMDGLTLIKSLRGLPGYQKTPILMLTTESSEDMKTKGRAAGANGWLVKPFDPQRLIEVVKKVIG, encoded by the coding sequence ATGGCAAAAACGATTCTCGCAGTCGACGATTCCAGTTCCCTGCGCCAGATGGTGGCTTTCAGCCTGAAGGCCGCCGGCTATCAGGTGGTGGAAGCCGTCGACGGACAGGATGGCCTGGAAAAGGCGAAGCTGCAGACCGTCGACCTGGTCCTGACCGACCAGAACATGCCCAAGATGGACGGGCTCACCCTGATCAAATCGCTGCGCGGCCTGCCGGGCTACCAGAAGACGCCGATCCTCATGCTCACGACCGAGTCGTCCGAAGACATGAAGACGAAGGGCCGCGCGGCCGGCGCGAACGGCTGGCTGGTCAAGCCGTTCGACCCGCAGCGCCTGATCGAGGTGGTCAAGAAAGTCATCGGCTGA
- the motB gene encoding flagellar motor protein MotB, with protein sequence MADEGQKPIIVKRIKKGGHGHHGGAWKIAYADFVTAMMAFFLLMWLLGSTTKGDMEGIANYFKTPLKVAMQGGTGAGNSNSILQGGGKDLTRRSGQVKNGDVESNKKSMDLKSAREALEKEEATRLEQLKQRIQQTIEANPLLRKYKNQLLLDVTSEGLRIQIVDEKNRPMFASASAELQPYTRDILDVLGLVLNDVPNRIGLSGHTDSTPYSTPAGYTNWELSADRANASRRELVHGGLSDAKILRVVGLGSAVHLDRADPFNPINRRISILVMNKRTENAVLHDGTPLDVPGESADAAVKAVAEATGAGVAAPVEKGAGVAASVEKGAGVAASVEKGAGVAASGAKGGGLAQPAATPAGKK encoded by the coding sequence ATGGCTGACGAAGGCCAGAAGCCCATCATCGTCAAGCGCATCAAGAAGGGCGGCCATGGTCACCATGGCGGCGCCTGGAAGATCGCGTACGCCGACTTCGTGACGGCGATGATGGCGTTCTTCCTGCTCATGTGGCTGCTCGGCTCGACGACGAAGGGCGACATGGAAGGTATCGCAAATTATTTCAAGACGCCGCTGAAGGTCGCCATGCAGGGCGGCACCGGCGCCGGCAACAGCAATTCGATCCTGCAGGGCGGCGGCAAGGACCTGACGCGCCGCAGCGGCCAGGTCAAGAACGGCGATGTCGAATCCAACAAGAAATCGATGGACCTGAAGTCCGCGCGCGAAGCCCTCGAGAAAGAGGAAGCGACGCGTCTGGAACAGCTCAAGCAACGCATCCAGCAGACGATCGAAGCCAATCCGCTGCTGCGCAAATACAAGAACCAGTTGCTGCTCGACGTGACGAGCGAAGGCCTGCGGATCCAGATCGTCGACGAAAAGAACCGTCCGATGTTCGCGTCCGCGAGCGCCGAGCTGCAGCCCTATACCCGCGACATTCTCGACGTGCTGGGCCTCGTGCTGAACGACGTGCCGAACCGCATCGGCCTGTCCGGGCATACCGATTCCACGCCGTATTCGACGCCCGCCGGCTATACGAACTGGGAATTGTCCGCCGACCGCGCCAATGCCTCGCGCCGCGAACTGGTGCACGGCGGACTGTCCGATGCGAAAATCCTGCGTGTGGTCGGCCTCGGTTCGGCCGTCCACCTGGACCGCGCGGACCCGTTCAACCCGATCAACCGCCGCATCAGCATTCTGGTCATGAACAAGCGGACCGAGAACGCCGTGCTGCACGACGGCACGCCGCTGGACGTACCCGGCGAGAGCGCGGACGCGGCAGTGAAAGCGGTCGCTGAGGCGACGGGTGCCGGGGTGGCGGCACCCGTCGAAAAGGGTGCCGGGGTGGCGGCCTCCGTCGAAAAGGGTGCCGGGGTGGCGGCCTCCGTCGAAAAGGGTGCCGGGGTGGCGGCATCCGGCGCAAAGGGTGGCGGTCTGGCGCAACCGGCGGCAACGCCGGCAGGGAAAAAGTAA
- the motA gene encoding flagellar motor stator protein MotA, whose amino-acid sequence MFVIVGYVVVLAAVFGGFAMNGGHLAALWQPLELVMIGGAAVGAFFVGNNPKAVKATLAALPTLFKGSKYTREMYMELMSLLFDVLSKVRKEGLMSIEGDIEAPEQSPVFSKYPAVLADHHIVEFITDYLRLMVSGNMDAFQIENLMDNEIETHHHEGAVPAQCIAKLGDGLPAFGIVAAVMGVVHTMESVGLPPAELGILIAHALVGTFLGILLAYGFVGPLSSLLEQKLEESTKMFQTVKVTLLASLNGYAPALAVEFGRKVLYSTERPTFAELEDHIKKAKSK is encoded by the coding sequence GTGTTTGTCATTGTTGGTTACGTTGTAGTGCTCGCTGCCGTGTTCGGCGGCTTCGCGATGAACGGCGGTCACCTGGCGGCGCTGTGGCAGCCGTTGGAACTCGTCATGATCGGCGGTGCCGCCGTCGGCGCGTTCTTCGTCGGTAACAATCCGAAGGCCGTGAAGGCGACACTGGCCGCGCTGCCCACCCTGTTCAAGGGGTCGAAGTACACGCGCGAGATGTACATGGAGCTGATGTCGCTGCTGTTCGACGTGCTGTCGAAGGTGAGGAAGGAAGGCTTGATGTCGATCGAAGGCGACATCGAGGCCCCCGAGCAGAGCCCCGTGTTCTCGAAGTACCCGGCGGTGCTGGCGGACCATCACATTGTCGAATTCATCACCGATTACCTGCGCCTGATGGTTTCGGGCAACATGGACGCGTTCCAGATCGAGAACCTGATGGACAACGAGATCGAGACCCACCATCATGAGGGTGCGGTCCCGGCACAATGCATTGCCAAGCTCGGCGACGGCCTGCCGGCGTTCGGTATCGTGGCGGCCGTGATGGGCGTGGTGCATACGATGGAATCCGTGGGCCTGCCGCCGGCCGAGCTGGGCATCCTGATCGCGCACGCGCTGGTCGGCACCTTCCTCGGCATCCTGCTGGCCTACGGCTTCGTCGGTCCGCTGTCCAGCTTGCTCGAACAGAAGCTGGAGGAGTCGACGAAGATGTTCCAGACCGTGAAGGTGACGCTGCTCGCCAGCCTGAACGGTTATGCGCCGGCGCTGGCCGTCGAATTCGGCCGCAAGGTGCTGTACTCGACCGAGCGCCCGACCTTCGCGGAACTCGAGGATCACATCAAGAAGGCCAAGAGCAAGTAA
- a CDS encoding class I SAM-dependent methyltransferase produces MNQPAPRRLFEAPSIRALLAQAGAFPLTLIAVWLLARIGLPMRWEGVALIQGAWAALLAWRLGLAVWWRAIELVFPSGVLLARGLDLPPVLFLILFVLFLLVYWSTFRTQVPYYPSGRGAWEAVAQALPADRPLAIVDVGSGLGGLVLDLARRRPDAQVDGIELAPLPWFVSRLRGKLSGSRARFLRGDYESLNFGHYDVVFAYLSPAAMAGLWRKAENEMRPGSMLLSYEFDIPARMPDRRIVTTNSKKILYLWQF; encoded by the coding sequence ATGAATCAGCCTGCCCCGCGCCGCTTGTTCGAGGCGCCGTCTATACGGGCGCTGCTGGCCCAGGCCGGCGCCTTCCCATTGACCCTGATCGCCGTCTGGCTGCTGGCGCGCATCGGCCTGCCCATGCGCTGGGAAGGCGTTGCGCTGATCCAGGGCGCCTGGGCCGCGCTGCTGGCCTGGCGCCTCGGGCTCGCCGTCTGGTGGCGCGCCATCGAACTCGTATTTCCCTCCGGCGTACTGCTGGCGCGCGGCCTCGATCTGCCGCCCGTCCTGTTTTTAATATTGTTCGTGCTGTTCCTGCTCGTGTACTGGTCCACGTTCCGCACCCAGGTGCCGTACTACCCGTCGGGGCGGGGCGCGTGGGAAGCCGTCGCGCAGGCGTTGCCGGCCGACCGGCCGCTCGCCATCGTCGACGTCGGCAGCGGCCTGGGGGGCCTCGTGCTCGACCTGGCGCGGCGCCGGCCGGATGCGCAGGTGGACGGCATCGAGCTGGCGCCGCTGCCGTGGTTCGTCAGCCGGTTGCGCGGCAAACTGTCCGGTAGCCGCGCGCGCTTCCTGCGCGGGGACTACGAATCGTTGAATTTTGGTCACTATGACGTCGTGTTCGCCTACCTGTCGCCGGCCGCGATGGCCGGTCTCTGGCGCAAGGCGGAGAACGAAATGCGGCCCGGTAGCATGCTGTTAAGTTATGAGTTCGACATCCCCGCAAGAATGCCCGACCGTCGCATTGTGACGACTAACAGTAAGAAGATTCTCTATCTTTGGCAATTTTGA
- the flhC gene encoding flagellar transcriptional regulator FlhC, with the protein MTKKSVVSEAQEIQLAIELIQLGARLQLLESEVSLSRERLIKLYKELKGVSPPKGMLPFSTDWFLTWQPNIHASLYINIYKFLVEYAGATGIQAVMKAYKLYLEQMPPAPGEEPLLSLTRAWTLVRFFQGNMLVLAPCGKCQGKYVVNALDLNNDYQCGLCHMPSRAGKTRKAKDAALAAA; encoded by the coding sequence ATGACCAAGAAAAGCGTCGTCTCGGAAGCCCAGGAAATCCAGCTGGCCATCGAACTGATTCAGCTCGGTGCCCGTCTCCAGCTGCTGGAAAGCGAAGTCTCCCTGTCGCGCGAGCGCTTGATCAAGCTGTACAAGGAACTCAAGGGCGTGTCGCCGCCGAAAGGCATGCTCCCGTTCTCGACCGACTGGTTCCTGACCTGGCAGCCGAACATCCACGCTTCGCTGTATATCAATATCTATAAGTTCCTGGTCGAGTATGCCGGCGCCACGGGCATCCAGGCCGTGATGAAGGCTTATAAGCTGTACCTGGAACAGATGCCGCCGGCACCTGGCGAAGAGCCGCTGCTGTCGCTGACCCGCGCCTGGACCCTCGTGCGCTTCTTCCAGGGCAATATGCTCGTGCTGGCCCCGTGCGGCAAATGCCAGGGCAAGTACGTCGTCAATGCGCTCGACCTGAACAATGATTACCAGTGCGGCCTGTGCCATATGCCGTCGCGCGCCGGCAAGACCCGCAAAGCCAAGGACGCCGCGCTCGCCGCCGCCTGA
- the flhD gene encoding flagellar transcriptional regulator FlhD yields the protein MTANDMMAEIRDANLSYLMLAQQMIRADKVTAIFRLGISADIADLIEGMSNAQILKLAGGNMMLARFRFDDAAILGMLTSHSKDRALAQSHAAILMAGQPAEEIA from the coding sequence ATGACTGCGAACGACATGATGGCTGAAATTCGTGATGCAAACCTGAGCTACCTGATGCTGGCACAGCAGATGATCCGCGCAGACAAGGTCACCGCAATTTTCCGCCTCGGCATCTCGGCCGACATCGCCGACCTGATCGAAGGCATGAGCAACGCTCAGATCCTGAAACTCGCCGGCGGCAACATGATGCTGGCCCGCTTCCGCTTCGACGACGCCGCCATCCTCGGCATGCTGACGAGCCACAGCAAGGACCGCGCCCTGGCCCAGTCGCACGCTGCGATCCTGATGGCTGGCCAGCCGGCCGAAGAAATCGCCTAA
- the kynU gene encoding kynureninase codes for MPAPIATRAACLALDAADPLAPLRERFDLPEGVIYLDGNSLGARPRAALERARDVVGQEWGQGLIRSWNTAGWFALPGRLGDRLAPLIGAAAGEVVVTDTTSLNLFKALAAALAIQAERDPARKVIVTERSNFPTDIYMADGLARWLDRGYRIHLVDAPEELDAAIGADCAVLMLTHVNYRTGRMHDMAALTALAHARGTLAVWDLAHSAGAVPVDLNAAAADFAVGCTYKYLNGGPGAPAFIWVPRRHQAAFRHPLTGWWSHAAPFAMSHGFSPADGIARALCGTQPVVSLALVECGLEIFEATTMAALRAKSLALTDLFIELVESRCAAHPLGLVTPRAHAERGSQVGFTHPHGYAVMQALIARGVIGDYREPEIMRFGFTPLYTSFADTWDAVETLRDILDREAYDTRAEKSAVT; via the coding sequence ATGCCAGCTCCCATCGCCACGCGCGCCGCCTGCCTCGCCCTGGACGCGGCCGACCCGCTCGCACCGCTGCGCGAACGCTTCGACCTGCCCGAGGGGGTGATCTACCTGGACGGCAATTCGCTGGGCGCCCGCCCGCGCGCCGCGCTCGAACGCGCGCGCGACGTCGTCGGCCAGGAGTGGGGGCAGGGATTGATCCGCAGCTGGAACACGGCCGGCTGGTTCGCCCTGCCCGGCCGCCTCGGCGACCGCCTCGCGCCCCTGATCGGCGCCGCGGCCGGCGAAGTGGTCGTCACGGACACGACGTCGCTGAACCTGTTCAAGGCGCTGGCCGCCGCGCTGGCGATCCAGGCCGAGCGCGACCCGGCCCGCAAAGTCATCGTGACGGAACGCAGCAACTTCCCCACCGATATCTATATGGCAGACGGCCTCGCGCGCTGGCTGGACCGCGGCTACCGCATCCACCTCGTCGACGCACCCGAGGAACTCGATGCCGCCATCGGGGCCGACTGCGCCGTGCTGATGCTCACGCACGTGAACTACCGCACCGGACGCATGCACGACATGGCGGCGCTGACCGCCCTCGCGCACGCGCGCGGCACGCTGGCCGTGTGGGACCTCGCCCATTCCGCCGGTGCCGTACCGGTGGACCTGAACGCGGCCGCAGCCGACTTCGCCGTCGGCTGCACCTATAAATACCTGAACGGCGGCCCGGGCGCGCCGGCCTTCATCTGGGTGCCGCGTCGTCACCAGGCCGCGTTCCGCCATCCGCTCACGGGCTGGTGGAGCCACGCGGCGCCGTTCGCGATGTCGCACGGGTTTTCTCCCGCCGACGGCATCGCCCGCGCCCTGTGCGGCACCCAGCCAGTCGTGTCGCTGGCGCTCGTCGAATGCGGACTGGAGATCTTCGAGGCGACGACCATGGCCGCCCTGCGCGCCAAGTCGCTTGCGCTCACGGACCTGTTCATCGAACTGGTGGAAAGCCGCTGCGCCGCGCATCCGCTGGGCCTCGTCACGCCGCGCGCGCATGCCGAACGCGGGAGCCAGGTCGGCTTCACGCATCCGCACGGCTATGCGGTCATGCAGGCGCTGATCGCGCGCGGCGTCATCGGCGACTACCGCGAACCGGAGATCATGCGCTTCGGCTTCACGCCGCTGTACACGAGCTTCGCGGACACGTGGGACGCCGTCGAGACCCTGCGCGACATCCTCGACCGCGAAGCCTACGACACCCGCGCCGAGAAGAGCGCCGTCACCTGA
- the kynA gene encoding tryptophan 2,3-dioxygenase has protein sequence MDDNKQDPKWHGAQMDFSRSMSYGDYLGLDAILSAQHPLSPNHNEMLFIIQHQTSELWIKLMLHELQAVRAHIRADDLPPAFKMLARVARIMDQLVHAWDVLATMTPPEYSAIRPYLASSSGFQSFQYRELEFILGNKNAAMLAVHKTSPEHHELLERELHAPSIYDEAVRLLARSGLAIAQGRLDADPTQPTVHDDSVMAAWLEVYRDPEHHWALYELAEKLVDLETAFRFWRFRHVSTVERIIGFKTGTGGTAGVSYLRKMLDVVLFPELFALRTAL, from the coding sequence ATGGACGACAACAAACAAGACCCGAAGTGGCACGGCGCGCAGATGGATTTCAGCCGCAGCATGAGCTACGGCGACTACCTGGGCCTGGACGCGATCCTGTCCGCGCAGCACCCGCTCTCGCCGAACCACAACGAGATGCTGTTCATCATCCAGCACCAGACGAGCGAGCTGTGGATCAAGCTGATGCTGCACGAACTGCAGGCCGTGCGCGCCCACATCCGCGCCGACGACCTGCCGCCCGCTTTTAAAATGTTGGCACGGGTGGCGCGCATCATGGACCAGCTGGTGCACGCCTGGGACGTGCTGGCCACGATGACGCCGCCCGAATACAGCGCCATCCGTCCCTATCTGGCGTCGTCGTCCGGCTTCCAGTCGTTCCAGTACCGCGAGCTGGAATTCATCCTCGGGAACAAGAACGCCGCCATGCTGGCCGTGCACAAGACGTCGCCCGAGCACCATGAGCTGCTCGAACGCGAGCTGCACGCGCCGTCGATCTACGACGAAGCCGTGCGCCTGCTGGCGCGCTCCGGCCTGGCCATCGCGCAGGGCCGCCTGGACGCCGACCCGACGCAGCCGACGGTCCACGACGATTCCGTGATGGCCGCATGGCTCGAGGTGTATCGCGATCCGGAGCATCACTGGGCCCTGTACGAACTGGCCGAGAAGCTCGTCGACCTGGAGACGGCCTTCCGCTTCTGGCGCTTCCGCCACGTGTCGACGGTGGAACGTATCATCGGCTTCAAGACGGGGACGGGCGGCACGGCCGGCGTGAGCTATCTGCGCAAGATGCTGGACGTCGTGCTGTTTCCGGAACTGTTCGCGTTGCGCACGGCGTTGTAA
- a CDS encoding RBBP9/YdeN family alpha/beta hydrolase, with translation MKCDILTLAGLWNSGPQHWQTHCEQKHACWTRVPHRDWNNPVCSEWVAELDAAIADCEGRPILVAHSLACMLVAQWAQSGSTLKVAGAFLVAPSDVEAPSYPIDANGFKPIPLAPLPFPSLVVASSNDEYVSPERARAFARAWGSKLVEIGPAGHINGGSGYGPWPEGEAMLDEFCRDLNP, from the coding sequence ATGAAGTGCGACATCCTGACCCTGGCGGGCCTGTGGAACTCGGGCCCGCAGCACTGGCAGACCCACTGTGAACAGAAACACGCGTGCTGGACGCGGGTGCCGCACCGCGACTGGAACAATCCGGTTTGTTCCGAGTGGGTGGCCGAACTGGATGCCGCCATCGCCGACTGCGAGGGCCGGCCGATCCTCGTCGCGCACAGCCTCGCGTGCATGCTGGTGGCGCAGTGGGCGCAGTCCGGCTCGACGCTGAAGGTGGCCGGCGCCTTCCTCGTCGCCCCGAGCGACGTCGAAGCGCCCTCCTACCCGATCGACGCCAACGGCTTCAAGCCGATCCCGCTCGCACCGCTGCCGTTTCCGTCGCTGGTCGTCGCCAGCAGCAACGACGAATACGTGTCGCCGGAGCGCGCACGCGCGTTCGCACGCGCGTGGGGCAGCAAGCTGGTGGAGATCGGCCCGGCGGGCCACATCAACGGCGGCAGCGGCTACGGCCCGTGGCCGGAAGGCGAAGCGATGCTCGACGAATTCTGCCGCGACCTGAACCCCTGA
- a CDS encoding acyltransferase family protein: protein MTPPRAGSLDARFSLYLDLARGCAALAVVVAHFGYFRIFDDAQIARIPDFGREAVITFFVLSGFVIAYSAEHKNLTAKSYVVARAARLFSVVLPVLALSFILATCVRDILHVPVEDAYELRRPWLYVPFHLAFLGDVWHFVERPPWLIPYWSLDYEAWYYVLFGVFHFLGGRRRWLAAGAVLALVGPRLWLLLPVWLSGVALYRLQARLTFGRGIARALWLLSITLIGLWGWLDPEPYLRGVANAWWPFPGIRMGSADRVLADYAVMVLVLLNFACARQAGFDAILRLARPIRFLAAHTFTLYLSHGIVIGLWQSVLPIERGAGYEIVAIGTAIAVTALALNPLTEALQRGLRRAFDAGFALGARGLGLKA, encoded by the coding sequence ATGACGCCGCCCCGGGCCGGCTCGCTCGACGCGCGCTTTTCCCTCTATCTCGACCTCGCGCGCGGCTGCGCCGCGCTGGCCGTCGTGGTGGCGCATTTCGGCTATTTCCGCATCTTCGACGACGCCCAGATCGCCCGCATCCCCGACTTCGGACGCGAGGCCGTGATCACGTTCTTCGTGCTGTCCGGCTTCGTGATCGCCTACAGCGCCGAGCACAAGAACCTCACGGCGAAGAGCTACGTGGTGGCCCGCGCGGCGCGCCTGTTTTCCGTCGTGCTGCCGGTGCTGGCGCTGTCCTTCATCCTGGCGACGTGCGTGCGCGACATCCTGCACGTGCCGGTCGAAGACGCCTACGAGTTGCGCCGCCCCTGGCTCTACGTGCCGTTCCACCTGGCTTTCCTGGGCGACGTGTGGCACTTCGTCGAACGTCCGCCCTGGCTGATCCCGTACTGGTCGCTCGACTACGAAGCCTGGTACTACGTGCTGTTCGGCGTCTTTCACTTTCTCGGCGGCCGGCGGCGCTGGCTGGCGGCCGGCGCCGTCCTCGCCCTCGTCGGCCCGCGCCTGTGGCTCCTGCTGCCCGTGTGGCTGTCCGGCGTCGCGCTGTACCGGCTGCAGGCCCGCCTGACGTTCGGTCGCGGCATCGCACGCGCGCTCTGGCTGCTGAGCATCACCCTCATCGGCCTGTGGGGCTGGCTCGATCCCGAGCCATATTTGCGCGGCGTCGCCAACGCCTGGTGGCCGTTCCCCGGCATCCGCATGGGCAGCGCCGACCGCGTGCTGGCCGACTACGCCGTCATGGTGCTCGTGCTGCTGAACTTCGCCTGCGCGCGCCAGGCTGGGTTCGACGCCATCCTGCGTCTGGCACGCCCCATCCGCTTCCTGGCCGCGCACACGTTCACGCTGTACCTGTCGCACGGCATCGTGATCGGCCTGTGGCAATCGGTGCTGCCGATCGAACGCGGGGCGGGCTACGAGATCGTCGCGATCGGCACCGCGATCGCAGTCACGGCGCTGGCGTTGAATCCGCTCACGGAGGCATTGCAGCGCGGGTTGCGGCGCGCGTTCGATGCGGGGTTCGCCCTGGGTGCGCGTGGGCTGGGCCTGAAAGCCTGA
- the htpG gene encoding molecular chaperone HtpG, with protein MAIAEKETLGFQAEVKQLLQLMIHSLYSNKEIFLRELISNASDAADKLRFEAINNDSLYGNDHELKIKVLFDKDAKTVTISDNGIGMSRDEVISHLGTIAKSGTKEFFSKLSGDQQADAALIGQFGVGFYSAFIVADRVTVETRRAGADAHDGVRWESTGEGDYTVEQIEKTNRGTDVILHLREGEDELLSSWKLKSIIRKYSDHISLPIVMKKEEWDAEKKETVVKDEFETVNQASALWARSKSDITKEQYEEFYKHVSHDFQPPLAYTHNRVEGRSEYTQLLYVPSHAPFDLWDRNKRGGIKLYVKRVFIMDDAEQLMPVYLRFVKGVIDSNDLPLNVSREILQESRDVRVIREGSTKRVLGMLEEMANSDEQEGRDKYATFWKEFGQVLKEGIGEDSTNKERIAKLLRFASTHTDSPDQTVSFADYIGRMKEGQDKIYYVTADNYNAAKNSPHLEIFRKKGVEVLLLTDRVDEWMLSFLNDFDGKELVSVAKGGLDLGKLEDEAEKKEHEETETQYKDLVEKMKGALADKAKDVRVTFRLTDSPACLVADEHELSANLVRMLKAAGQNAPETKPILEINPNHPLVTRLKYEDAASPRFGDWAHILFDQAMLAEGGSLSDPAAFVKRLNEMLLATAAK; from the coding sequence ATGGCTATCGCCGAAAAAGAAACCCTTGGGTTCCAAGCAGAAGTCAAACAGCTGCTGCAACTGATGATCCACTCCTTGTATTCCAACAAGGAAATTTTCCTGCGTGAACTGATTTCCAACGCCTCCGACGCGGCCGACAAGCTGCGCTTCGAGGCGATCAATAACGACAGCCTGTACGGCAACGACCATGAGCTCAAGATCAAGGTCCTGTTCGACAAGGATGCGAAGACCGTCACCATTTCCGACAACGGCATCGGCATGAGCCGCGACGAGGTGATCTCGCACCTGGGCACGATCGCCAAGTCGGGCACGAAGGAATTCTTCAGCAAGCTGTCGGGCGACCAGCAGGCCGACGCCGCGCTGATCGGCCAGTTCGGCGTGGGCTTCTACTCGGCCTTCATCGTGGCCGACCGCGTCACCGTCGAAACCCGGCGCGCGGGCGCCGACGCGCATGACGGCGTCCGCTGGGAATCGACGGGCGAGGGCGATTACACCGTCGAACAGATCGAGAAGACCAACCGCGGCACGGACGTCATCCTGCACCTGCGCGAAGGCGAGGACGAGCTGCTGTCGTCGTGGAAGCTGAAATCCATCATCCGCAAATACTCCGACCACATCTCGCTGCCGATCGTGATGAAGAAGGAAGAGTGGGACGCGGAGAAAAAGGAAACCGTCGTCAAGGACGAATTCGAGACCGTGAACCAGGCGTCCGCGCTGTGGGCCCGTTCGAAGTCGGACATCACGAAGGAGCAGTACGAGGAATTCTACAAGCACGTCTCGCACGACTTCCAGCCGCCGCTCGCCTACACGCACAACCGCGTCGAGGGCCGCAGCGAATACACCCAGCTGCTGTACGTGCCGAGCCACGCGCCGTTCGACCTGTGGGACCGCAACAAGCGCGGCGGCATCAAGCTGTACGTGAAGCGCGTCTTCATCATGGACGACGCCGAGCAGCTGATGCCGGTCTACCTGCGCTTCGTGAAGGGCGTGATCGACTCGAACGACCTGCCGCTGAACGTCTCGCGCGAGATCCTGCAGGAGTCGCGCGACGTGCGCGTGATCCGCGAAGGCTCGACCAAGCGCGTGCTGGGCATGCTGGAGGAAATGGCCAACAGCGACGAGCAGGAAGGCCGCGACAAGTACGCGACCTTCTGGAAGGAATTCGGCCAGGTCCTCAAGGAAGGCATCGGCGAGGATTCGACCAACAAGGAGCGCATCGCCAAGCTGCTGCGCTTTGCCTCGACGCACACCGATTCGCCGGACCAGACCGTTTCGTTCGCCGACTACATCGGGCGCATGAAGGAAGGCCAGGACAAGATTTATTACGTCACGGCGGACAATTACAACGCCGCGAAGAACAGCCCGCACCTGGAAATCTTCCGCAAGAAGGGCGTCGAAGTGCTGCTGCTGACGGACCGCGTCGACGAGTGGATGCTGTCGTTCCTGAACGACTTCGACGGCAAGGAACTGGTATCCGTCGCCAAGGGCGGCCTGGACCTGGGCAAGCTCGAGGACGAGGCCGAGAAGAAGGAGCACGAGGAAACCGAGACCCAGTACAAGGACCTCGTCGAGAAGATGAAGGGCGCTCTGGCGGACAAGGCCAAGGACGTGCGCGTGACGTTCCGCCTGACCGATTCGCCGGCCTGCCTGGTCGCGGACGAGCACGAGCTGTCCGCGAACCTCGTGCGCATGCTGAAGGCCGCCGGCCAGAATGCGCCGGAGACCAAGCCGATCCTGGAGATCAACCCGAACCATCCGCTCGTCACGCGCCTGAAGTACGAGGACGCGGCGAGCCCGCGCTTCGGCGACTGGGCGCACATCCTGTTCGACCAGGCCATGCTGGCCGAGGGTGGCAGCTTGAGCGATCCGGCGGCGTTCGTGAAGCGGTTGAACGAGATGTTGCTGGCCACCGCAGCCAAGTAA
- a CDS encoding VOC family protein, with product MTEQVRPIPEGFHTITPHLVCSGAADALTFYKQAFGAVETSRMPGPGDKIMHAQMRIGDSIFMLADDFPDFGCVGPLALKNTPVYIHLYVEDVDAVYARAVEAGAKPVMPVSDMFWGDRYGQIEDPFGHRWSIATHKRDMTPEQMREEMMKSMDQTCAGAKQ from the coding sequence ATGACCGAACAAGTGCGTCCCATTCCCGAAGGCTTCCACACGATCACCCCGCACCTCGTCTGCAGCGGCGCGGCCGACGCGCTGACGTTCTACAAGCAGGCCTTCGGCGCCGTCGAAACGAGCCGCATGCCCGGCCCGGGCGACAAGATCATGCACGCCCAGATGCGCATCGGCGATTCGATCTTCATGCTCGCCGACGACTTTCCCGACTTCGGCTGCGTCGGTCCGCTGGCCCTGAAAAACACACCCGTGTACATCCATCTGTACGTGGAAGACGTCGACGCCGTCTACGCGCGCGCCGTGGAAGCGGGCGCCAAGCCGGTCATGCCCGTGTCCGATATGTTCTGGGGCGACCGCTACGGCCAGATCGAGGACCCGTTCGGCCACCGCTGGTCGATCGCCACGCACAAGCGCGACATGACGCCCGAGCAGATGCGCGAAGAAATGATGAAATCGATGGACCAGACCTGCGCGGGAGCAAAACAATGA